One part of the Symphalangus syndactylus isolate Jambi chromosome 1, NHGRI_mSymSyn1-v2.1_pri, whole genome shotgun sequence genome encodes these proteins:
- the LOC129483439 gene encoding uncharacterized protein, translating to MDCPTSGGHHQAGEERRKACLGDLGPVQEDDCSIFCQHHGLAPWDTQQPLSPQSGEPGMSRGQFGQGQEPLDMFFWVNEISGEITYPPQKADAPAVSPESPQQKPPSQPRSMQGAPCSPQGPPAQRPAPAPPSKASLKDSGPRKPCPSAPTWGQAKAGGARSPPPFSATPVIISSPGVTPPVLGPLGPAPQPLVSTSPLSPSALWAFTCKLKNVLTGNNWFSF from the exons ATGGACTGCCCCACATCGGGTGGGCACCATCAGGCAggtgaggagaggagaaaagCCTGCTTGGGTGACCTGGGGCCAGTCCAGGAGGACGACTGTTCTATCTTCTGCCAGCACCATGGGCTGGCTCCATGGGACACACAGCAGCCGCTGAGTCCACAGAGTGGGGAACCTG GTATGTCTAGAGGTCAGTTTGGACAGGGGCAGGAACCTCTAGACATGTTTTTCTGGGTGAACGAGATAAGCGGAGAAATCACCTACCCCCCGCAGAAGGCAGATGCACCTGCTGTTTCTCCTGAGAGCCCACAACAGAAGCCCCCATCTCAGCCCAGGAGTATGCAGGGGGCTCCTTGCAGTCCCCAGGGCCCGCCTGCACAGAGGCCTGCCCCTGCACCTCCATCTAAGGCTTCTCTGAAAGACTCAGGCCCAAGAAAACCCTGCCCATCTGCACCAACCTGGGGCCAGGCCAAAGCCGGAGGAGCGAGGAGCCCCCCACCATTCTCAGCAACCCCTGTCATCATCTCATCACCAGGAGTGACTCCGCCCGTACTCGGGCCCCTGGGACCAGCCCCTCAGCCACTGGTCTCGACCTCTCCTCTCAGCCCTTCTGCACTCTGGGCCTTCACCTGCAAGCTGAAAAATGTCCTTACTGGGAATAACTGGTTTTCTTTTTGA